The genomic region gatgGCTGAGCTAGACAAGCAGTCACATCTCTTAATAGAAATTCTTGTAGTATTAAAGAACACAAAAACAATGTCTTTTGGTGTAAGAATACACACGAACTATCCAACTCTGACAAACTAGAGCAAAGTGGATTACCTGCTGGTCATCATCATTTTCAGCATGGGTTATTCCTAGCAATCTCCAACCTTCAGCATTCTCAGGATTTTTCATAACTTCAGCCTCTAGGGCAAGCACTGCTTCACTCAAAAGTCCTTTCCTCAATAGCTCTTGACCTTCTTTTAAAGGATTTTGATGACCAACATATGGATTCATATC from Gossypium arboreum isolate Shixiya-1 chromosome 1, ASM2569848v2, whole genome shotgun sequence harbors:
- the LOC108480671 gene encoding peroxisome biogenesis protein 5-like; this translates as MNPYVGHQNPLKEGQELLRKGLLSEAVLALEAEVMKNPENAEGWRLLGITHAENDDDQQISLEATVLGDRQELVTLSLPIVWYRYVLEYLMACIE